GTACCGAAGTCATATTCATAGGTGAAGGTCTCGCCCACGGAGAGCACCTGTTGTAGTTTGATGTCCATGGAGCGCGTCGAGTAGGGGGAGCCGAAGATGTGCTTCCACATCGCATCCACCATGCCGGTGTCCAGCTCGTAGGCTACGCCGCCGATGATGAAGACGCTCAGGTGGCCGCAGCACTCCAGCCATACGGCGCGCAGGAAATCATCCAGGTGGGCCAGGGTGGCGGAGGCAGGCATTTCCAGGTGCATCCAGTAGTCCGGGGCATGGCGGCCTTCAACGGCGAGGTGGAACAGGCGCACCGGCTTGCCCTTGCCGGGATCGTGGGCGGGGGCGCATTTTTTCAGATGACGGCCGATGACGTTCTTGGCGAACGTCCCGCCGCACAGGAAGCATTTGCCATATGAGGGGACACGGGAACGGATGGGCATGGGCGGCCTCCTTTCGTGGGAACGCACACCACGGAGGGTATTTTACCTTTCTTCGTGTGCTACTTCATAGCCCCACCCCCGCCCAGACTTGACCGGTATTCACCGCCCGGGGTAGACGAAAGGACATGAAGCTCAGGGAAGCTCTAGCCAACCCTGGTCCCTGACCCCCGCGCCCACAACCGGCATTGCCCCCCTCAGGGACTCCCGGCCCTCATTCTGGTGGCCCTCCAGACGGCGTTCCCTATCGGGAAGCATTGGGAGAGGCTTTACCGGGACCCCCATCTTGGCCTGCGCCCGGATGGAGTCGTGTTAGCCCGGCCTCGAGGCGCGCACCACCAGAGTGTCGGCGATGAGGTCGTGCCAGGCCTGGCGCTTGGGGTGGAAGAAGGCCCAGAGGTAGCCAAGCCCCAGGGGGAGGGTGGAGAGGGTCTTGCCCACCACCTCCCGCATAAAGGCGGTGAGGAGGTCCACCGGCCGCTCGTCCGTGCGCACCACCCTGAGGCCCAGGGCCATCTTGCCCGGGGTGGCCCCGTAGAGGGCGGTGAAGACGGTGTAGTAGGCCCAGCCGGGGACCCACTGGAAGAGGAGGTCTTGGACCCAGGTGGTGGGGCCCAGGGGGTCCACGCCGGCCAGGACGATGAGGAGGAGGCTTAGGGGGACGAGGACGAGGCCGTCCACCAGCGAGGCCGCGAACCTTCGCCAAGGGCTTGCGATCACCACAGGCCACCCCCGAGGTAGCGGTATTCTATGCGGAAGCCCGACCGGGGAGCCTGGAGAAGGGCCTGGGCCCAGGGAACCTCCTCGCCCAAAAGCCCCTCCAGGAGGCCTTTGCGCTTGGTGTAGCGCACGAGGCGGAAGGCCTTAAGGCCCGCAAGCGCCGCGGCCCTTTGGGCGGCGTCCTCCAGGTAACCCTCCGCGTCGGCGAGGCCCAGGGCCACGGCCTGCTTCCCCGAGTAGATGCGCCCGTCGGCGAGGGCGAGGACCTTTTCCCGGGGCATCCCCCGCCCCTCCGCCACCCGCTGGACGAAAAGCTCATAGGCCTCGCGCTGAAGGGTCTGGACCACCTCCCGCTCCTCCGGGGTGAGGGGCCGAAGCGGCGAGCCCATGTCCTTGAGCCGCCCCTCCTTGAGCACCTCCACCCGGATGCCCACCTTGGCCAGAAGCTCCCCCACCTGGGGCAGGAAGCCGATCACCCCGATGGAGCCGGTCACGGCCGTGGGGGGGACGAGGATCTCCTGGGCGGCGGTGGCCACGTAGTAGCCCCCGCTTGCCGCCACCCTTCCGAAGCTCGCCACCAGGGGCTTTTCCTGGGCCAGGGCGCGGAGGGCGCGGTAGAGAGCCTCCGTTTCCGTGACCCCGCCCCCTGGGCTTTCCACGTGGAGGACCACGGCCCGCACCCCCTTGTCCTCCCGGGCCTGGCGCACCTGGGAAAGGAAACGCTCCAGGGCCTTGCCCGAGGGGATCTCGCCGTTGAGCTCGAGGAGCAGGACCTTCTCCCCTTGGCCGTAGAGGGTGGTTTCCCGCCAGGGGCCTTGGGCGGAGGGCCTTGCCGTGAGCCGGCCCAGACCCACCACCAGGAGGGCCACGGCGAGGAAGAGGGCGAGGGCAAGCCACCGCTTCCGGTTCACGGCTCCAGAATAGCAGGCGACGGTCAGGTCTGCTAAGCGCCAAAAGAGTTGACCAACCTTAGTCAATACGGCTATCTTTGAACTAGGAGGCACCCATGCCCAAGGCACCCGAAGCCCCTATTAGGGCCTTCAACCTGGCCGAAGCCAAGGCTCGGCTCTCCTCGCTGGTCCGGCGGGCCGAGCAGGGGGAGGTCAT
This portion of the Thermus filiformis genome encodes:
- a CDS encoding IS1096 element passenger TnpR family protein; the encoded protein is MPIRSRVPSYGKCFLCGGTFAKNVIGRHLKKCAPAHDPGKGKPVRLFHLAVEGRHAPDYWMHLEMPASATLAHLDDFLRAVWLECCGHLSVFIIGGVAYELDTGMVDAMWKHIFGSPYSTRSMDIKLQQVLSVGETFTYEYDFGTTTELKLKVAGERQGARPAKGVRVLARNYAPVIPCVRCGRPAHWVHVWGDYETYCGAHAQEEEDWEEGFLPLVNSPRVGMCAYTGPDAEELRFEETAPEKA
- a CDS encoding RDD family protein, encoding MVIASPWRRFAASLVDGLVLVPLSLLLIVLAGVDPLGPTTWVQDLLFQWVPGWAYYTVFTALYGATPGKMALGLRVVRTDERPVDLLTAFMREVVGKTLSTLPLGLGYLWAFFHPKRQAWHDLIADTLVVRASRPG
- the sppA gene encoding signal peptide peptidase SppA codes for the protein MNRKRWLALALFLAVALLVVGLGRLTARPSAQGPWRETTLYGQGEKVLLLELNGEIPSGKALERFLSQVRQAREDKGVRAVVLHVESPGGGVTETEALYRALRALAQEKPLVASFGRVAASGGYYVATAAQEILVPPTAVTGSIGVIGFLPQVGELLAKVGIRVEVLKEGRLKDMGSPLRPLTPEEREVVQTLQREAYELFVQRVAEGRGMPREKVLALADGRIYSGKQAVALGLADAEGYLEDAAQRAAALAGLKAFRLVRYTKRKGLLEGLLGEEVPWAQALLQAPRSGFRIEYRYLGGGLW